One genomic segment of Halalkalicoccus tibetensis includes these proteins:
- a CDS encoding HalOD1 output domain-containing protein → MTATGPHSGRTNDTLREAVVEDGGYPDLTIESYLLRSAEGISYHEDEMVYRLEYDPSIDKPSRAVVAAVATMTHTDPLDLDPLYREIDTDAFNDLFAPALTDTGRRGQVRFQYSGFEVRATSHGVIEVDPR, encoded by the coding sequence GTGACAGCAACTGGGCCCCACAGTGGTAGAACGAACGACACCCTCCGAGAGGCGGTCGTTGAAGACGGTGGCTATCCGGATCTAACGATCGAGTCATACCTCCTCCGATCGGCGGAGGGGATCAGCTATCACGAAGACGAGATGGTCTATCGGTTGGAGTACGATCCGTCGATCGACAAACCGAGTCGGGCCGTGGTCGCTGCAGTCGCGACGATGACCCACACGGATCCGCTGGATCTCGATCCCCTCTACCGGGAGATCGATACGGACGCGTTCAACGACCTGTTCGCGCCGGCCCTGACCGACACTGGACGACGGGGACAGGTCCGCTTTCAGTACAGCGGCTTCGAGGTCAGGGCGACCAGCCACGGCGTGATAGAGGTCGATCCGAGATGA
- a CDS encoding bacterio-opsin activator domain-containing protein, which produces MAIEATFTDSQFPLAAVFSALPDVRIELDRVIPTDAAIVPYFWVQGADAASIDTSDIDHPGIRDTRVIDTVDNNALVRVEWNLEHESVLTAILETDVVLVSAIGKQDEWTFDVRGNDQQTLSDFRSYCQEHDIPVELTHLHALSPLHSDLESDLTDAQREALTLAYARGYYDSPRQVPQQAIADELRITRQAVASRLQRGTRRLVASTLITSDE; this is translated from the coding sequence ATGGCGATCGAAGCCACGTTCACCGATAGTCAGTTTCCGTTGGCTGCCGTTTTCTCCGCCCTCCCTGACGTACGAATCGAGCTCGACCGCGTCATCCCGACGGATGCAGCGATCGTACCATACTTCTGGGTACAGGGCGCTGATGCAGCCAGTATCGATACGAGCGACATCGACCATCCTGGTATTCGTGATACGCGGGTGATTGATACCGTCGACAACAACGCGCTCGTCCGTGTCGAGTGGAACCTCGAACACGAGAGCGTCTTGACTGCGATTCTCGAAACGGACGTGGTCCTCGTGTCGGCCATCGGGAAGCAGGACGAGTGGACGTTCGATGTCCGCGGGAACGATCAGCAGACCCTCTCTGACTTCCGATCGTACTGCCAAGAACACGACATTCCGGTGGAGCTGACCCACCTTCATGCACTCTCACCGTTACATTCGGATCTGGAATCCGATCTCACCGACGCCCAACGGGAGGCGTTGACGCTCGCGTATGCTCGTGGCTACTACGATTCCCCACGGCAAGTACCGCAACAAGCGATCGCTGACGAACTGAGGATCACGAGACAAGCCGTGGCCTCGCGGCTGCAACGGGGTACCAGACGGCTCGTTGCGAGTACGTTGATTACGTCCGACGAATAG